From Phoenix dactylifera cultivar Barhee BC4 unplaced genomic scaffold, palm_55x_up_171113_PBpolish2nd_filt_p 001296F, whole genome shotgun sequence, the proteins below share one genomic window:
- the LOC103697009 gene encoding uncharacterized protein LOC103697009: MRDFDGRCPAGIRHYDDGRGLEVVTGKASISSRTNICRLPPPPGARRRAVGGGGVLTSSMTSSSSSGPAPWRAADAEAKRRRRVAGYKVYTVESKVKSSIRKGLRWVKGLVRGW; the protein is encoded by the coding sequence ATGCGCGACTTCGATGGGCGCTGCCCCGCCGGGATCCGCCACTACGACGACGGCCGGGGGCTGGAAGTCGTAACTGGAAAGGCCTCCATCTCCAGCCGGACGAACATCTGCCGCCTTCCTCCGCCGCCCGGGGCGCGGCGGCGGGCGGTCGGGGGCGGGGGCGTCCTCACGTCGTCGAtgacgtcgtcgtcgtcgtccggTCCAGCGCCGTGGCGGGCCGCCGATGCGGAGGCGAAGCGGCGGCGGAGGGTGGCGGGATACAAGGTCTACACGGTGGAGAGCAAGGTCAAGTCCTCGATCCGCAAGGGCCTCCGGTGGGTCAAGGGCCTCGTCCGCGGCTGGTGA